A DNA window from Chryseobacterium sp. MEBOG06 contains the following coding sequences:
- a CDS encoding TM2 domain-containing protein: MENYGYTKTENRQSYQNNAPYRSEKKIPAALLGILVGWLALNKFYLGYTKEGIIQLVLNIVTLGAASVIPFIEGILYLFMNDRQFDDTYVYGRKGWL; the protein is encoded by the coding sequence ATGGAAAATTACGGTTATACAAAAACGGAAAATAGGCAGAGCTACCAAAATAATGCTCCTTACCGCTCGGAAAAGAAAATTCCTGCGGCATTATTAGGTATTCTCGTAGGCTGGCTGGCCTTAAACAAGTTTTATCTGGGATACACCAAAGAAGGTATTATTCAGCTGGTGCTTAATATTGTTACTTTAGGTGCTGCTTCTGTTATCCCTTTTATTGAAGGCATTCTGTACCTGTTTATGAATGATAGGCAATTTGATGACACCTATGTTTACGGAAGAAAAGGCTGGTTATAA
- a CDS encoding ABC transporter ATP-binding protein: MLKAEHIKKTYNAGKKVALDDFSIHVPQGSIYGLLGPNGAGKTSFIRIINQITQADSGEIFINGEKLNPNHIRDIGYMPEERGLYKNMSVGDQILYFGELKGMSKNDALNEAKKWFDKLNIDQWWKKKLSELSKGMAQKIQFVVTVLHRPHLLILDEPFSGFDPVNANLIKDQIIDLKNNGTTIILSTHRMESVEEMCDYVALINNSKKIIDGKVFDVRERFKKNIFGITLSEVNSDELESFKNKYEIFNFSNENNLISFDLKNEASQNNILLDLVHVGKVRSFDERIPSMNEVFINAVSNHS, translated from the coding sequence ATGCTAAAAGCTGAACATATTAAAAAGACCTATAATGCCGGGAAAAAAGTGGCACTGGATGATTTTAGTATCCATGTTCCACAAGGCAGTATTTATGGCCTTTTAGGACCCAATGGGGCTGGAAAAACTTCTTTCATCCGGATCATCAACCAAATTACCCAAGCCGACTCAGGAGAAATCTTCATCAATGGAGAGAAACTGAATCCCAACCATATCAGAGATATCGGATATATGCCCGAAGAAAGAGGGCTGTATAAGAATATGAGTGTAGGTGATCAGATTCTTTATTTCGGAGAACTGAAAGGCATGAGTAAGAATGATGCTCTGAATGAAGCTAAAAAATGGTTTGATAAACTTAACATCGATCAATGGTGGAAAAAGAAGCTTTCTGAGCTTTCAAAAGGGATGGCCCAAAAAATTCAGTTTGTGGTCACAGTACTCCACCGACCTCATCTTTTAATTCTGGATGAGCCTTTCTCAGGTTTTGACCCTGTAAATGCCAACTTAATCAAAGATCAGATTATTGATCTTAAAAATAATGGTACAACGATTATTCTTTCTACCCACAGAATGGAAAGTGTGGAGGAAATGTGTGATTATGTTGCTTTGATCAACAATTCCAAGAAAATCATTGACGGGAAGGTTTTTGATGTAAGGGAAAGATTCAAGAAAAACATTTTTGGAATTACACTTTCTGAAGTAAATAGTGATGAACTTGAAAGTTTTAAAAACAAGTACGAGATTTTTAATTTTTCAAATGAGAATAATCTTATTTCTTTTGATCTGAAAAATGAGGCCAGCCAGAATAATATTCTTCTTGACCTGGTACATGTAGGCAAAGTGAGATCATTCGACGAGAGAATTCCGAGTATGAATGAAGTATTTATTAATGCCGTAAGTAACCATTCTTAA
- a CDS encoding RrF2 family transcriptional regulator, whose amino-acid sequence MKLNHFTDYSLRVLIYLNQNDKASSCSLDELSGKLNILRNHLIKVVQFLAQKDLVITKRGKNGGITISEKANKTGLGSLIHLLEQDDTPIINCFAKSCVFVSYDCKLKSFLDTAYQAFIDSMNQHHLSDLAFNHWEIIFANQKNATNSN is encoded by the coding sequence ATGAAACTGAACCATTTTACCGACTATAGTTTACGAGTATTAATTTATCTAAATCAAAACGATAAGGCTTCTTCATGTTCTTTGGATGAATTATCCGGAAAACTGAATATACTCCGTAATCATCTTATTAAAGTGGTTCAGTTTCTAGCTCAAAAAGACCTAGTCATAACGAAAAGAGGAAAAAATGGTGGAATTACCATTTCTGAAAAAGCTAATAAGACTGGATTAGGAAGTCTCATCCATTTATTGGAACAAGATGATACCCCCATCATTAATTGTTTTGCAAAATCTTGTGTGTTTGTCTCCTATGATTGTAAACTAAAATCATTTTTAGACACCGCTTATCAAGCTTTTATTGACAGTATGAACCAGCATCATTTATCTGACCTCGCTTTTAACCATTGGGAAATTATCTTTGCCAATCAGAAAAATGCTACAAACAGTAATTAA
- a CDS encoding T9SS type A sorting domain-containing protein — translation MKKLLLLILLTGTFVGFSNNLKAQLREPGSITQKADDGVLLAYPNPAKDFLIVKAKDSSLRIKSVTFYSILGMQVASYTVNMNSGEINIEKLKPGKYMIRYLLSDNMQKVTQIVKQ, via the coding sequence ATGAAAAAACTTTTACTTTTAATTCTACTTACAGGCACTTTTGTTGGATTTTCCAACAATTTAAAAGCTCAACTGAGAGAGCCCGGTTCCATCACTCAAAAAGCTGATGATGGAGTGTTGCTTGCCTATCCAAATCCCGCAAAGGATTTTCTTATCGTTAAGGCAAAAGATTCTTCTTTAAGAATCAAAAGTGTGACTTTCTATTCTATTTTGGGTATGCAGGTTGCCAGCTATACCGTAAATATGAACTCCGGCGAGATTAATATTGAAAAATTAAAACCCGGAAAATATATGATCCGATATCTTTTAAGTGACAACATGCAAAAAGTTACTCAAATCGTAAAACAATAA
- a CDS encoding DUF2798 domain-containing protein has product MLQTVIKSLFITAIITFTLSSLHNSEKIDDEYFMYDWLEAWSIALTITLTFNILIFPNCKFMRKN; this is encoded by the coding sequence ATGCTACAAACAGTAATTAAAAGCCTGTTTATTACGGCTATCATCACTTTTACATTAAGCTCATTACACAATAGTGAAAAGATTGATGACGAATATTTTATGTATGACTGGTTAGAGGCATGGTCTATTGCACTGACGATAACTTTAACATTCAATATTCTTATTTTTCCCAATTGTAAATTCATGAGAAAAAACTGA
- the hemB gene encoding porphobilinogen synthase gives MIHSRNRRLRVNESIRSLVRENVLTTDDFVMPIFVMEGENKQEAIPSMPGIFRRSIDLTVKECKELFSLGVKAVNLYMKVSEHLKDNTGKEAWNKDGLMQNTIKAIKDAVPGMIIMPDVALDPYSIYGHDGIIENGKVLNDATNDALARMSVSHAEAGADLVAPSDMMDGRVMVIREALEESGFADVGIVSYAAKYASSFYGPFRSALDSAPKDDMEIPKDKKTYQMDFHNSREALNEVYKDIEEGADVIMIKPGLPYLDIVSKVREAIDLPIAVYNVSGEYAMVKAAAQNGWLDNDKTIIESLTCFKRAGADMIFTYFAKEAAILLNK, from the coding sequence ATGATACATTCAAGAAATAGAAGACTTAGAGTTAATGAATCTATCAGAAGTTTGGTAAGAGAAAATGTGCTTACAACTGATGATTTTGTAATGCCGATCTTCGTAATGGAGGGCGAAAACAAGCAGGAAGCGATCCCGTCGATGCCGGGAATTTTTAGGCGGAGTATAGATTTAACAGTGAAGGAATGTAAGGAATTATTTTCTTTGGGTGTAAAAGCTGTCAATTTGTACATGAAAGTGTCAGAACACTTAAAAGACAACACCGGAAAAGAAGCCTGGAACAAAGACGGATTAATGCAGAACACGATCAAAGCGATCAAAGATGCCGTTCCGGGAATGATTATTATGCCGGATGTGGCATTAGATCCTTATTCAATCTATGGTCATGACGGAATTATTGAAAACGGTAAAGTTTTAAATGATGCTACCAATGATGCATTGGCCAGAATGTCAGTATCTCACGCAGAAGCAGGAGCAGACCTTGTGGCACCTAGTGATATGATGGACGGCAGAGTAATGGTGATTCGTGAAGCATTGGAAGAAAGCGGATTTGCTGATGTAGGAATCGTAAGCTATGCTGCCAAATATGCAAGTTCTTTCTATGGACCTTTCAGAAGCGCTTTAGACAGTGCTCCTAAGGATGATATGGAAATTCCGAAAGATAAAAAAACATATCAGATGGATTTCCACAATTCGCGTGAGGCATTAAACGAAGTGTATAAAGATATTGAAGAAGGGGCTGATGTTATCATGATCAAACCGGGACTTCCGTACCTGGACATCGTTTCCAAAGTGCGCGAAGCTATTGATCTTCCTATTGCGGTATATAACGTAAGCGGAGAATATGCAATGGTAAAAGCGGCTGCACAGAACGGCTGGCTGGATAATGATAAAACGATCATTGAAAGTCTTACGTGCTTCAAAAGAGCCGGTGCTGATATGATCTTTACTTACTTTGCAAAAGAAGCTGCAATTTTGTTGAATAAATAA